A portion of the Echeneis naucrates chromosome 5, fEcheNa1.1, whole genome shotgun sequence genome contains these proteins:
- the sema3fa gene encoding sema domain, immunoglobulin domain (Ig), short basic domain, secreted, (semaphorin) 3Fa codes for MLWDKLCWLLALLALSSGGLPPSNEPLSAPRIFLSFKELKSTGTAHHFSFLLNSTDYRILRMDEDHDRMYVGSKDYILSLDLHDINKEPLIIHWPVAPQRKTECVLSGKDTNGECGNFIRLIEPWNRTHLYVCGTGAYNPICTYVDRGRRSQGSHYLQAPQSGGRTSRAADYSTTSEPLEAKEYIFRLEPGKVDSGKGKCPYDPKLNSVSALINGELYAGVYIDFMGTDSAIFRTLGKQTAMRTDQYNSRWLNDPTFVHAHLIPDSAEKNDDKLYFFFREKASEMGQSPMTQSRIGRICLNDDGGHCCLVNKWSTFLKARLICSVPGADGIETHFDELRDVYIQPTQDTKNPVIYGVFSVSGAVFKGSAVCVYSMADIRMVFNGPFAHKEGPNYQWVAYTGKIPYPRPGTCPGGTFTPNMKSTKDYPDEVINFMRNHPTMYNPVYPVHKRPLVVRTNVDYEFTTIAVDQVTAADGSYEVLFLGTDRGTVQKVIVLPRDDLQTEELVLEEVEVFKVPTPITTMKISSKRQQLYVGSVLGVTHLALHRCDVYGEACADCCLARDPYCAWDGKSCSRYSASQKRRSRRQDVKYGNPIRQCRGYNSNANKNTLETVQYGVEGSTTFLECQARSPHVSLKWHLQKENSDRRKEIRSEGRILKTEQGLLIRSLQSSDSGIYQCTSTEKNFKHTLVKLQLVVLSSRTVNNVLVETGSPALPPLQSSAWTPSAGQYKDLLTILSQPEMGLINQYCQDYWQLGDSNLGDNKAKSLKELKEQKKPRNRRHHNEQTTPAET; via the exons AGCTCAAGTCCACGGGCACAGCTCATcacttttcctttctgctgAACTCAACTGACTATCGTATCCTTCGCATGGACGAGGACCACGACCGCATGTATGTGGGCAGCAAAGACTATATCCTCTCTCTGGATCTCCATGACATCAACAAGGAGCCACTCATA ATCCACTGGCCTGTTGCCCCccagaggaagacagagtgCGTCTTGTCAGGAAAAGACACCAAT GGGGAATGCGGAAACTTCATCCGTCTGATTGAGCCGTGGAACCGGACccacctgtatgtgtgtgggacGGGGGCGTACAACCCCATATGCACCTACGTGGACCGAGGACGCAGGTCACAG GGGTCCCACTATCTACAGGCACCCCAATCTGGAGGGAGAACAAGTCGGGCAGCAGACTACAGCACTACATCAGAGCCTTTGGAGGCGAAG GAATATATTTTCCGACTTGAACCTGGTAAAGTCGATTCTGGGAAGGGAAAATGTCCTTATGACCCCAAACTTAACAGCGTCTCGGCTTTGATCA atgggGAGCTGTATGCAGGAGTCTACATTGACTTCATGGGAACAGACTCTGCTATCTTTCGTACGCTGGGGAAGCAGACCGCCATGAGGACTGATCAGTACAACTCCAGATGGTTAAACG ATCCCACATTTGTCCACGCACACCTCATCCCAGACAGCGCTGAGAAGAACGACGACAAGCTGTACTTTTTCTTCCGTGAGAAAGCATCCGAGATGGGCCAGAGTCCCATGACCCAGTCCAGGATAGGAAGAATCTGCCTG AATGACGATGGCGGGCACTGCTGTCTGGTCAACAAGTGGAGCACATTTCTGAAGGCTCGACTCATCTGCTCTGTGCCTGGGGCCGATGGCATCGAGACACACTTTGATGAACTCC GGGACGTGTACATCCAGCCCACTCAAGACACGAAGAACCCTGTCATCTACGGAGTGTTCTCAGTTTCAGG agctGTCTTTAAAGGCTCGGCGGTGTGCGTTTACTCCATGGCTGACATCCGTATGGTCTTCAATGGGCCTTTCGCACACAAGGAAGGGCCCAACTACCAGTGGGTGGCATACACAGGGAAGATTCCCTACCCACGACCTGGCACA TGTCCTGGAGGCACTTTCACCCCCAACATGAAATCCACAAAGGATTATCCAGATGAGGTTATCAACTTCATGAGAAACCACCCAACCATGTACAACCCTGTATACCCGGTGCACAagcgccccctggtggtcagaaCCAACGTGGACTATGAGTTCACCACGATTGCCGTGGACCAAGTGACAGCGGCTGACGGGAGTTATGAGGTGCTCTTCCTGGGAACAG atCGGGGGACGGTCCAGAAAGTCATTGTCTTGCCAAGAGACGACTTGCAGACAGAGGAGCTGGTCTTAGAGGAAGTGGAGGTTTTCAAG GTTCCTACACCGATCACCACCATGAAGATTTCATCCAAACGG CAACAACTATATGTAGGGTCAGTGTTGGGTGTGACCCATCTGGCTCTCCATCGCTGTGATGTGTACGGAGAGGCCTGTGCTGACTGCTGTCTGGCCAGAGACCCATACTGCGCCTGGGACGGAAAGTCCTGCTCACGATACTCGGCCTCACAGAAAAG ACGCAGCCGTAGACAGGATGTGAAGTACGGCAACCCAATCCGCCAGTGCAGAGGTTATAACTCCAATG CAAACAAGAACACTCTGGAGACAGTTCAGTACGGTGTGGAGGGAAGCACTACTTTTCTGGAGTGCCAGGCCAGGTCCCCTCACGTGTCTCTGAAGTGGCacctgcaaaaagaaaacagtgaccGGAGGAAAGAG ATTCGCTCGGAGGGCCGCATCTTGAAAACAGAGCAGGGGCTTCTGATCCGCTCACTGCAGTCGTCCGACAGCGGCATCTACCAGTGCACATCCACAGAGAAAAACTTCAAGCACACGCTGGTCAAACTGCAGCTCGTGGTCCTTTCCAGCCGCACAGTCAACAATGTGTTGGTCGAAACAGGCAGCCCGGCCCTGCCTCCGCTCCAGTCCAGCGCCTGGACTCCGAGCGCCGGCCAGTATAAGGACCTGCTGACGATCCTGAGCCAGCCGGAGATGGGCCTCATCAACCAGTACTGCCAGGATTACTGGCAGCTCGGAGACAGCAACCTCGGGGACAACAAAGCCAAAAGCCTCAAGGAGctgaaagagcagaagaagCCTCGTAACCGTCGGCATCACAATGAGCAAACGACTCCAGCTGAGACATGA